The Candidatus Dormiibacterota bacterium genome contains the following window.
TCCTCCCCATCCCCGGACAGCCCGGGCTCGGCGACGTGCTCCGCTACGTGCGCGCCCTCGAGGAGGCGATGCTCGGAGCCGCCGCGACCGCCGGGGTCACCGCGGGGCTGCGGCCGCCCTACACCGGCGTGTGGGTGGGCGGGGAGAAGCTCGGCGCCATCGGGGTGAAGCTCAGCCGCGGGGTCACCCTCCACGGGCTGGCGATCAACGTCACCACCGACCTGCGCTGGTTCACCGAGGTGGTGCCCTGCGGGATCAGCGACGGCGGGGTCACCTCGCTGGAGCGGCTGGGCGCGTCGGGCTGGACCCCGGAGCGGCTCGCCCCCGCGCTCGCCGGCCACCTCGCCGCCGCGCTCGGCCGGGTGGCGGTTCCGGCCGGCGCCGGGCTGCTCGAGGCCGTTGCC
Protein-coding sequences here:
- the lipB gene encoding lipoyl(octanoyl) transferase LipB — its product is MTPRTPPEVGHLWLGTVGYSAAWELQQRLARARAAGDLDRDCVLLLEHPPVFTMGRNGSPEHVPGGPERIRALGADYVEVDRGGSVTFHGPGQLVAYPILRLADVLPIPGQPGLGDVLRYVRALEEAMLGAAATAGVTAGLRPPYTGVWVGGEKLGAIGVKLSRGVTLHGLAINVTTDLRWFTEVVPCGISDGGVTSLERLGASGWTPERLAPALAGHLAAALGRVAVPAGAGLLEAVAAAA